One region of Streptococcus parasanguinis genomic DNA includes:
- a CDS encoding formate--tetrahydrofolate ligase: MKTDIEIAQSIELQPIVDVVKKIGLVDDDLELYGKYKAKLSFDKIREVEKNPVGKLILVTAINPTPAGEGKSTITIGLADALNKIGKKTMIAIREPSLGPVMGIKGGAAGGGYAQVLPMEDINLHFTGDMHAITTANNALSALIDNHLHQGNELGIDQRRIIWKRVVDLNDRALRHVSVGLGGPLNGIPREDGFDITVASEIMAILCLATDIEDLKRRLANIVIGYRYDRSPVYVRDLEVEGALALILKDAIKPNLVQTIYGTPAFVHGGPFANIAHGCNSVLATTTALHLADYTITEAGFGADLGAEKFLDIKTPNLPTSPDAVVIVATLRALKMNGGVTKDALTEENVEAVRAGFANLKRHVENIRKFGIPAVVAINEFITDTEAEIAALKELCAEIDVPVELASVWANGADGGVELAETLVKTIETSPANYTRLYDNNLSVEEKIEKIVTEIYRGTKVNFEKKAKTQIAQIVKNGWDKLPICMAKTQYSFSDNPNALGAPENFEITIREVVPKMGAGFIVALTGDVMTMPGLPKRPAALNMDVAADGTAIGLF, translated from the coding sequence ATGAAAACAGATATCGAAATTGCTCAAAGCATTGAACTCCAACCGATTGTGGACGTTGTTAAGAAAATTGGTTTGGTTGACGATGATCTTGAATTGTATGGAAAATACAAGGCAAAATTGAGCTTTGATAAGATTCGTGAAGTTGAGAAAAATCCAGTAGGAAAACTTATCTTAGTCACTGCGATCAACCCAACTCCAGCTGGAGAAGGGAAATCAACCATCACCATTGGTCTAGCAGATGCTTTGAATAAAATCGGTAAAAAAACCATGATTGCCATTCGCGAACCTTCTTTAGGTCCAGTTATGGGGATTAAAGGTGGTGCTGCTGGTGGTGGCTATGCCCAAGTTCTACCAATGGAAGACATCAACCTTCATTTCACAGGGGATATGCATGCGATCACAACGGCTAATAATGCCCTCTCAGCATTGATTGATAATCATTTGCATCAAGGAAATGAGCTAGGAATTGACCAACGTCGGATTATCTGGAAACGGGTAGTGGACTTGAATGACCGCGCTCTTCGTCATGTTTCTGTTGGCCTTGGCGGTCCTTTAAATGGGATTCCGCGTGAAGACGGTTTTGATATTACCGTTGCTTCTGAGATCATGGCCATCCTTTGCTTGGCGACAGATATTGAAGATTTGAAACGTCGTTTGGCCAACATTGTTATTGGTTACCGCTATGATCGTAGTCCAGTTTATGTCCGTGATTTAGAAGTAGAAGGGGCTCTTGCCTTGATCCTCAAAGATGCGATTAAGCCAAACTTGGTTCAAACCATCTATGGTACACCTGCCTTTGTTCACGGTGGTCCATTTGCCAATATCGCCCATGGATGTAACTCTGTGTTAGCAACGACGACAGCTCTTCATTTAGCCGACTATACGATTACAGAAGCTGGTTTTGGGGCTGACCTCGGTGCTGAAAAATTCCTCGATATTAAAACTCCAAACTTGCCTACATCACCAGATGCGGTTGTGATCGTAGCGACTCTCCGTGCTCTTAAGATGAACGGTGGAGTGACCAAGGATGCTTTGACTGAAGAAAATGTAGAGGCTGTTCGTGCTGGTTTTGCCAACTTGAAACGTCACGTTGAAAATATCCGTAAGTTTGGCATTCCTGCAGTGGTTGCTATCAATGAATTTATCACAGATACAGAAGCAGAAATTGCTGCTTTGAAAGAATTGTGTGCTGAAATTGATGTACCAGTTGAGCTTGCGAGCGTATGGGCGAATGGTGCTGACGGTGGAGTTGAACTTGCTGAAACCTTGGTTAAAACCATCGAAACAAGTCCAGCTAACTACACACGCTTGTATGATAACAACCTTTCTGTTGAAGAAAAAATTGAAAAGATTGTTACAGAGATTTACCGCGGTACGAAGGTGAATTTTGAGAAGAAAGCTAAGACACAAATTGCCCAAATCGTGAAAAATGGTTGGGATAAGTTGCCAATCTGTATGGCCAAAACACAATATAGCTTCTCTGATAATCCAAATGCCTTGGGAGCTCCTGAAAACTTTGAAATCACTATCCGTGAAGTGGTTCCAAAAATGGGAGCAGGCTTTATTGTCGCTTTGACTGGGGATGTCATGACCATGCCTGGTTTACCAAAACGTCCAGCTGCTTTGAATATGGATGTGGCTGCTGATGGAACAGCCATCGGTTTGTTCTAA
- a CDS encoding GNAT family N-acetyltransferase yields the protein MSLTSQLITETFPDLDKVERLNIEAFPEEERVPLSEYLRYTDNDDANFFAFYNEEEFVGFAFSIYNQKVFYVSFFAIMPHLRSHGYGQEIIEKLVEFYQRTMILEVERLDEECDNLEQRQSRMDFYKRNGFKTANAFLEYEGLSFEILYRGDRFDEEAYRDIFHKLQEENYFDFRIKYRRFSDH from the coding sequence ATGAGCTTAACCAGTCAATTAATCACGGAAACGTTCCCAGATCTGGACAAGGTCGAGAGGCTGAATATCGAGGCATTTCCAGAAGAAGAGCGAGTTCCTTTGTCGGAATACCTGCGTTATACGGACAATGACGATGCTAATTTTTTTGCTTTTTATAACGAAGAAGAATTTGTAGGCTTTGCTTTTTCTATCTATAATCAGAAAGTTTTTTATGTTAGCTTCTTTGCCATTATGCCCCACCTACGTAGCCATGGTTATGGTCAAGAAATCATTGAAAAATTGGTAGAATTTTACCAAAGAACCATGATTCTTGAAGTGGAACGTTTAGATGAAGAATGTGACAATCTAGAGCAACGTCAGTCTCGGATGGATTTCTATAAGCGAAATGGATTTAAAACTGCCAATGCCTTTTTAGAATACGAAGGACTGAGCTTTGAAATTCTCTATCGGGGTGATCGCTTTGATGAAGAGGCTTATCGCGATATTTTCCACAAACTGCAGGAAGAAAATTATTTCGATTTCCGCATTAAATATAGACGCTTTAGTGACCACTAG
- a CDS encoding MATE family efflux transporter has protein sequence MKRIQRVDLIDGPILPALLSFAFPILLSNIFQQLYNTSDVMIVGRFLGQKSLAAVGATSAIFDLIVGFAVGVGNGMGIIIARNYGAKNEDQLRKSVAATAIIGCILSLFVIFIGAVGLFPLLQFLGTPSAIVSQSYLYIATIVNGVAVTFAYNLCAGLLRAVGDSLAALYFLIIAAILNILLDLYFITQLHLGVQSAGIATIIAQGISALLCLLYIRKKVPFLLPHRKDFVWDKELYQDLLSQGLAMGLMTSIVSIGTVILQSAINQLGTTIISAQVAARRIMSFAVLPITAIASSITTFISQNFGAEQFQRIKKGVTIANLLSWVWSVLVAALLFFTSPSLTSFISGSTNPDLIANASLYLQISSCFYPILASLIILRNALQGMGKKLTPLTSSFIELFGKIFFVLWIIPHTGYMGVILCEPLIWIPMTLQLIIIYRKIRYQLLTE, from the coding sequence ATGAAAAGAATTCAGCGTGTGGACCTCATAGATGGTCCTATTTTACCCGCTCTTTTGAGTTTTGCCTTTCCTATTCTTTTGTCCAATATCTTTCAACAACTCTACAATACCTCGGATGTCATGATTGTAGGGCGTTTTTTAGGTCAAAAATCTTTGGCCGCCGTTGGAGCAACCTCTGCCATATTTGATTTGATCGTTGGATTTGCTGTCGGTGTTGGAAATGGGATGGGGATTATTATCGCGAGAAATTATGGAGCCAAAAACGAAGACCAATTACGAAAATCAGTCGCCGCAACTGCTATTATTGGTTGCATTCTCAGTCTCTTCGTGATCTTCATTGGAGCTGTCGGACTTTTTCCCCTGCTCCAATTTTTAGGGACCCCATCAGCAATTGTGTCTCAGTCTTATCTCTATATCGCTACCATTGTTAATGGTGTGGCTGTGACCTTTGCCTATAATCTTTGTGCCGGACTTCTTCGAGCGGTTGGCGATAGCCTAGCGGCACTCTATTTCTTGATTATCGCCGCTATTCTCAATATTCTTCTCGATCTTTATTTTATTACCCAACTCCATCTCGGAGTCCAATCCGCTGGAATTGCGACCATTATTGCCCAGGGTATTTCGGCCCTTCTTTGTCTTCTCTATATTCGTAAGAAGGTCCCTTTTCTGCTCCCGCATCGCAAGGATTTTGTTTGGGACAAGGAGCTTTATCAGGATCTGCTAAGTCAGGGCCTTGCCATGGGCCTCATGACTTCCATCGTTTCGATTGGAACGGTTATCCTCCAATCCGCTATTAATCAGCTTGGAACAACCATTATCAGTGCACAGGTCGCAGCCCGTCGTATCATGTCCTTTGCCGTTTTACCGATTACAGCTATCGCCTCAAGTATCACAACCTTTATCTCGCAGAATTTTGGCGCAGAGCAATTCCAGCGGATCAAAAAAGGCGTTACCATTGCCAACCTTCTTTCTTGGGTTTGGTCTGTCTTGGTTGCTGCTCTTCTATTCTTCACAAGTCCGTCTTTAACCAGCTTTATTTCCGGCTCGACAAATCCTGATCTCATTGCAAATGCCAGTCTTTATCTCCAGATCAGCTCTTGCTTTTATCCTATTTTGGCGAGTCTCATCATCCTGAGAAATGCCCTACAGGGAATGGGTAAAAAATTAACCCCACTCACATCCAGTTTTATTGAATTGTTTGGAAAAATTTTCTTCGTTCTGTGGATTATTCCTCACACCGGCTACATGGGGGTCATTCTCTGCGAACCACTTATCTGGATTCCCATGACCCTACAGCTCATCATAATCTATCGAAAAATCAGGTACCAACTCCTTACTGAATAA
- the pta gene encoding phosphate acetyltransferase, producing the protein MEVFENLKANLVGKNARIVLPEGEEPRILQAAKRIVNETDVTPVLLGNPDKIRIYLEIEGVLEGYEVIDPHSYPGFEEMVASLVERRKGKMTEEEARQVLKDDVNYFGVMLVHMGIVDGMVSGAIHSTAATVRPALQIIKTRPNVKRTSGAFLMVRGSERYLFGDCAININPDAEGLAEIAINSAITAKMFGIDPKIAMLSYSTKGSGFGESVDKVVEATKIAHELRPDLEIDGELQFDAAFVPETAALKAPGSKVAGQANVFIFPGIEAGNIGYKMAERLGGFAAVGPVLQGLNKPVNDLSRGCNADDVYKLTLITAAQAVEQ; encoded by the coding sequence ATGGAAGTTTTTGAAAATCTCAAAGCCAACCTCGTTGGTAAGAATGCACGTATTGTATTACCTGAAGGTGAAGAGCCTCGTATTCTCCAAGCAGCAAAACGAATTGTGAACGAGACAGATGTAACCCCTGTATTGCTTGGTAATCCAGATAAAATTCGTATTTACCTCGAAATCGAAGGGGTTTTGGAAGGATATGAAGTTATTGATCCGCATTCTTATCCAGGTTTTGAAGAGATGGTAGCTTCCTTAGTAGAACGTCGTAAGGGCAAAATGACAGAAGAAGAAGCGCGTCAAGTTTTGAAAGACGACGTTAACTATTTTGGTGTCATGTTGGTGCACATGGGAATTGTTGATGGGATGGTATCTGGTGCGATTCACTCAACAGCCGCAACTGTTCGTCCGGCTCTTCAAATTATCAAAACTCGTCCAAATGTAAAACGGACTTCAGGTGCCTTCCTCATGGTTCGTGGTTCTGAACGTTACTTGTTTGGAGACTGTGCGATTAACATCAATCCAGATGCTGAAGGTTTGGCTGAAATTGCCATCAACTCTGCTATCACAGCCAAGATGTTTGGCATCGATCCGAAAATCGCCATGTTGAGCTATTCAACCAAAGGTTCTGGTTTCGGTGAAAGTGTTGATAAAGTTGTGGAAGCAACAAAAATCGCTCATGAACTTCGTCCAGACCTTGAAATTGATGGGGAATTGCAATTTGACGCTGCCTTTGTACCAGAAACAGCAGCATTGAAAGCTCCAGGAAGCAAGGTGGCAGGACAAGCTAATGTCTTTATCTTCCCAGGTATTGAGGCGGGTAACATTGGGTACAAGATGGCAGAACGTCTCGGTGGCTTTGCTGCAGTAGGACCAGTTTTGCAAGGGTTGAACAAACCAGTTAACGACCTTTCTCGCGGATGTAATGCAGATGACGTCTATAAATTAACCTTGATTACGGCTGCTCAAGCTGTTGAACAATAA
- a CDS encoding ECF transporter S component → MRKSASISRIAIFFAVMITIHFVTSFILQFVPSGIQPTLVHIPVVIASIIYGPRTGAILGLLMGLFSLTMNTLVITPASYLFSPFVPHGNLYSLIIAIVPRILIGVTPYFVYRWIRNRTGLMIAGIVGSMTNTVFVLSGIYFFFGNSFGGGIQHFLALIISTNSLIEVIATVLITSAVVPSLEKLK, encoded by the coding sequence ATGAGAAAATCAGCCTCTATTTCACGAATTGCCATCTTTTTTGCCGTGATGATCACCATTCACTTTGTGACGTCCTTCATTTTGCAATTTGTCCCATCAGGAATTCAACCAACCTTGGTTCATATTCCTGTCGTGATCGCTTCTATTATCTACGGACCTCGAACTGGAGCAATTCTAGGACTCCTCATGGGACTCTTTAGCCTCACCATGAATACCCTGGTTATAACACCAGCCAGCTATCTCTTTAGTCCCTTTGTCCCTCACGGGAATCTCTACTCCCTTATCATTGCCATAGTCCCTCGGATTCTCATTGGGGTAACCCCTTACTTCGTCTATCGCTGGATTCGCAATCGTACAGGACTTATGATCGCTGGAATTGTCGGCTCTATGACCAATACTGTTTTCGTTCTAAGTGGGATTTATTTCTTCTTTGGAAATAGCTTCGGTGGTGGAATTCAACATTTCCTAGCCTTGATTATATCTACCAACTCTCTCATCGAAGTCATTGCTACAGTCCTCATTACCAGTGCCGTCGTTCCATCTCTTGAAAAATTAAAATAA
- a CDS encoding phosphopantothenate--cysteine ligase, with the protein MHILITSGGTSEAIDSVRSITNHSTGSLGKILTEMALAKGHQVTLITTPTALKPDPHPQLRLLLIQNVEELLTQMKTEVPQHQVLIHAMAVSDYTPVYMTSLEEVEKAQDLHTFIHRENHETKISSKEEYQVLFLKKNPKIISLVKEWNPAIQLIGFKLLVDVSSEELIQVARESLVKNHASMIVANDLTKIQNGQHQAYLVTDDHVLEASTKTEIAEAILRYIK; encoded by the coding sequence ATGCATATTTTAATTACATCAGGTGGGACGAGCGAAGCCATTGATAGTGTTCGTTCGATCACCAATCATTCCACCGGGAGCCTAGGGAAAATCCTTACAGAAATGGCTCTTGCTAAGGGACATCAGGTGACCTTGATCACAACGCCTACCGCTCTTAAACCTGATCCTCACCCACAGCTTCGACTTCTATTGATCCAGAATGTCGAAGAACTTCTCACACAAATGAAAACGGAAGTCCCTCAACATCAGGTTTTGATTCACGCTATGGCTGTTTCAGACTACACACCTGTTTACATGACAAGCCTTGAGGAAGTTGAGAAAGCTCAAGACCTTCATACCTTTATCCATCGCGAAAATCACGAAACCAAAATCTCTTCGAAAGAAGAATATCAGGTGCTCTTCTTAAAGAAAAATCCGAAGATTATCTCGCTCGTTAAAGAATGGAACCCTGCCATTCAACTGATCGGCTTTAAGCTTTTAGTCGACGTTTCTTCTGAAGAGTTGATCCAGGTAGCGCGTGAAAGCCTGGTTAAAAATCATGCCAGCATGATCGTTGCCAATGATCTGACCAAGATTCAGAACGGTCAGCATCAAGCCTATCTAGTAACAGATGATCACGTTTTAGAAGCTTCTACGAAAACAGAAATCGCAGAGGCTATCCTACGTTATATCAAATAA
- a CDS encoding thioredoxin domain-containing protein, with the protein MEQFEQFLEDIKDLEVTTVARAQEAIDQKETATFFIGRKTCPYCRKFATKLAAVVAETKAHIYFINSEEPSQLDALQAFRSTYGIPTVPGFLHVESGEVTVRCDSSMSEEEIKEFAHL; encoded by the coding sequence ATGGAACAATTTGAACAATTTTTAGAAGATATTAAAGATCTTGAAGTGACAACTGTCGCGCGTGCGCAAGAAGCGATCGATCAAAAAGAAACAGCGACCTTCTTTATCGGACGCAAGACTTGTCCTTACTGCCGGAAGTTCGCTACTAAGTTAGCAGCTGTCGTAGCTGAAACCAAAGCTCATATCTACTTCATTAATAGTGAAGAACCAAGTCAGCTAGACGCATTACAGGCCTTCCGCTCAACTTACGGCATCCCAACTGTCCCAGGATTTTTACATGTCGAATCTGGTGAAGTCACTGTTCGTTGCGACTCATCTATGTCTGAAGAAGAAATCAAAGAATTCGCTCATCTATAA
- a CDS encoding RluA family pseudouridine synthase yields MRFEFIVDEHVKVKTFLKKHEVSKGLLAKIKFRGGQILVNGCPENAVYLLDIGDRLVIDIPAEEGFETLKPMDRPLDILFEDDHFLVLNKPFGIASIPSAIHSNTLANFVKGYYVKQGYENQQVHIVTRLDKDTSGVMLFAKHGYAHARLDKQLQSKTIQKRYYALVKGSGKLDPVGEIIAPIARDEESIITRKVAKGGKYAHTSYQVVQSFGDIHLVDIQLHTGRTHQIRVHFSHIGFPLLGDDLYGGSLEDGIERQALHCHRLSYYHPFLEEELVIESPLPPDFQAVLTQLQTSY; encoded by the coding sequence ATGAGATTTGAATTCATTGTCGATGAGCATGTCAAGGTCAAGACTTTCTTGAAAAAGCACGAGGTTTCTAAGGGGCTCTTAGCCAAGATTAAGTTTCGTGGTGGTCAGATCCTTGTCAATGGATGTCCGGAGAATGCAGTTTATTTGTTGGATATTGGGGATCGCTTGGTCATTGATATTCCGGCAGAAGAAGGTTTTGAAACCTTAAAACCTATGGATCGGCCTTTGGATATTTTGTTTGAAGATGATCATTTTTTGGTCTTAAACAAACCCTTTGGCATTGCTTCGATTCCAAGTGCGATTCATTCCAATACCTTAGCCAATTTTGTAAAAGGCTACTATGTGAAGCAGGGCTACGAGAACCAGCAGGTTCACATTGTCACTCGCTTGGACAAGGATACAAGTGGCGTTATGCTCTTTGCCAAACATGGCTATGCCCATGCTCGCTTGGATAAGCAATTGCAGTCTAAAACGATTCAGAAACGCTATTATGCCTTGGTCAAGGGATCTGGGAAGCTTGATCCTGTTGGAGAGATTATTGCTCCGATTGCGCGTGATGAAGAGTCGATCATTACTCGAAAGGTAGCAAAAGGTGGCAAGTATGCTCATACTAGCTACCAGGTTGTTCAATCTTTTGGTGATATTCACCTAGTGGATATTCAGTTGCACACAGGTCGAACCCATCAGATCCGCGTTCATTTTTCCCATATTGGTTTTCCGCTTTTGGGAGATGATCTCTATGGCGGGAGTTTAGAAGACGGCATTGAGCGCCAGGCCCTTCATTGCCATCGTCTATCCTATTATCATCCATTTCTAGAGGAAGAATTGGTCATAGAAAGTCCACTACCTCCAGATTTTCAAGCTGTATTAACACAGCTTCAAACCAGTTATTAA
- the coaC gene encoding phosphopantothenoylcysteine decarboxylase encodes MTHITLAVTGSISAYKAADITSQLTKLGFEVKVLMTPSAQKFITPLTLQVLSKNPVGLEVMVEDDPQRIEHIDIGKETDLFLVAPASANTIAKLAMGLADNMVTSTALALPQRTKKLLAPAMNTKMLDHPATQRNLKLLQDYGYQIIQPREATLACGDQGSGALATVDTIIQAVKENCL; translated from the coding sequence ATGACACACATTACTTTAGCGGTTACCGGTAGTATTTCCGCCTATAAGGCTGCTGATATTACCAGCCAACTAACCAAATTGGGATTTGAAGTGAAGGTCCTCATGACTCCTTCAGCCCAAAAATTTATCACCCCTTTAACCTTGCAAGTTCTTTCAAAAAATCCAGTAGGCCTAGAGGTTATGGTGGAAGACGATCCACAGCGGATCGAGCACATCGACATTGGGAAAGAAACTGACCTCTTTCTTGTAGCGCCGGCCAGTGCCAACACCATTGCTAAATTGGCCATGGGACTTGCAGATAATATGGTCACAAGCACAGCTCTAGCCTTGCCTCAAAGGACTAAAAAATTACTGGCCCCTGCTATGAATACAAAAATGCTAGATCATCCTGCTACCCAACGAAATCTAAAACTCTTACAAGACTATGGTTACCAGATCATCCAACCTCGAGAGGCTACTCTCGCTTGTGGAGATCAAGGTTCTGGAGCTCTAGCCACTGTCGACACTATCATCCAAGCTGTTAAGGAGAATTGTTTATGA
- the mutY gene encoding A/G-specific adenine glycosylase, whose product MLDLKDYGITMWEEEKIASFREKLLVWYDAHKRDLPWRRTQDPYKIWISEIMLQQTRVDTVIPYYERFLDWFPTVADLAQAPEEKLLKAWEGLGYYSRVRNMQKAAQQIMEKHGGVFPSSYEEISKLKGIGPYTAGAIASIAFGLPEPAVDGNVMRVLARLFEVDYDIGVPTNRKIFQAMMEILIDPARPGDFNQALMDLGSDIESPVNPRPEESPVKDFSAAYQHGTMDRYPIKAPKKKPVPVYLTAYIIKDSQGRYLLEKNEREGLLSGFWHFPLIEVDSLSENLGQLSLLDGKGDAESNPEILSFEQDYDLAIEWQDRSYPIVQHIFSHRKWQVQLRYGLVKEGKQPASESTVWLTPEEFLDYPFAKPQQKIWTSFSENEK is encoded by the coding sequence ATGTTAGATTTAAAAGATTACGGGATTACCATGTGGGAGGAGGAGAAAATCGCTTCCTTCCGAGAAAAGTTATTAGTCTGGTATGATGCCCATAAACGGGATCTTCCCTGGAGAAGGACCCAGGATCCTTATAAAATTTGGATCTCAGAAATTATGCTCCAGCAGACACGTGTCGATACGGTGATTCCTTATTATGAGCGGTTTTTAGACTGGTTTCCGACGGTCGCTGATTTGGCTCAAGCTCCTGAAGAAAAACTCTTAAAAGCTTGGGAAGGCTTGGGGTATTACTCACGTGTCCGCAATATGCAGAAAGCTGCCCAGCAGATAATGGAAAAACACGGAGGAGTGTTTCCATCAAGTTATGAGGAAATATCTAAACTCAAGGGAATTGGGCCTTATACAGCTGGTGCCATTGCTAGTATTGCCTTTGGATTACCAGAGCCAGCAGTGGATGGCAATGTCATGAGGGTTTTAGCTCGTTTGTTTGAGGTGGACTACGATATCGGAGTTCCAACCAATCGCAAGATTTTTCAAGCCATGATGGAAATCTTGATCGATCCTGCCCGGCCGGGTGATTTCAATCAGGCCTTGATGGATTTGGGCTCCGATATTGAGTCCCCAGTCAATCCACGGCCGGAAGAGAGTCCTGTTAAGGATTTTAGCGCGGCCTACCAACATGGGACCATGGATCGTTATCCCATTAAGGCTCCTAAGAAGAAACCGGTACCTGTCTATCTAACAGCCTATATTATCAAGGATAGCCAAGGGCGCTATTTGCTGGAGAAAAATGAGCGAGAAGGGCTTTTATCAGGTTTCTGGCATTTCCCCTTGATCGAAGTGGATAGCCTATCTGAGAACCTAGGTCAATTATCTCTACTGGATGGGAAGGGGGATGCAGAGAGTAACCCAGAAATTCTTTCTTTTGAACAGGACTATGACTTGGCCATTGAATGGCAGGACAGATCGTATCCTATCGTCCAGCATATCTTTTCGCATCGCAAGTGGCAGGTTCAACTTCGTTACGGCCTAGTAAAAGAAGGAAAGCAACCAGCAAGTGAATCGACTGTTTGGTTAACACCAGAAGAATTTTTGGACTATCCGTTTGCTAAACCTCAGCAGAAGATCTGGACGTCTTTTTCGGAAAATGAAAAATAG
- a CDS encoding phospho-sugar mutase — protein sequence MTYQENYQKWLDFAELPAYLRDELVAMDEKTKEDAFYTNLEFGTAGMRGLIGAGTNRINIYVVRQATEGLAQLIDSKGEEAKKRGVAIAYDSRHFSPEFAFESAQVLAAHGIKSYVFESLRPTPELSFAVRHLHTFAGIMVTASHNPAPFNGYKVYGEDGGQMPPADADALTDYIRAIENPFTVQLADLEESKASGLIEVIGENVDAEYLKEVKGVNINQDLINEYGRDMKIVYTPLHGTGEMLARRALAQAGFEAVQVVEAQAVPDADFSTVKSPNPENQAAFALAEELGRKVDADVLVATDPDADRLGVEIRQPDGSYLNLSGNQIGAIIAKYILEAHKTAGTLPANAALCKSIVSTELVTKIAESYGATMFNVLTGFKFIGEKIHEFETQHNHTYMLGFEESFGYLIKPFVRDKDAIQAVLIVAEIAAYYRSRGMTLADGIEEIYKQYGYFAEKTISVTLSGVDGAAEIKKIMDKFRGNAPKQFNKTDIAKTEDFLEQTATTADGVEKLTTPPSNVLKYILADDSWFAVRPSGTEPKIKFYIATVGESEVDAKEKIANIEAEINAFVG from the coding sequence ATGACCTATCAAGAAAACTACCAAAAATGGCTCGACTTTGCTGAATTACCAGCTTACCTTCGTGATGAGTTGGTCGCAATGGATGAAAAAACAAAAGAAGATGCCTTCTATACCAACCTTGAATTCGGTACAGCTGGTATGCGTGGATTAATCGGTGCTGGTACCAACCGTATTAATATCTATGTTGTTCGCCAAGCAACTGAAGGGTTGGCCCAATTAATCGACTCAAAAGGTGAGGAAGCGAAGAAACGCGGTGTTGCGATCGCCTACGACAGCCGTCACTTCTCTCCTGAGTTTGCTTTTGAATCTGCTCAAGTTTTGGCTGCACACGGAATCAAATCTTATGTATTTGAAAGCCTACGTCCAACACCTGAATTGTCATTTGCTGTTCGTCATCTCCACACATTTGCTGGGATTATGGTAACCGCTAGCCACAACCCTGCTCCGTTTAATGGATATAAGGTATATGGTGAAGACGGTGGACAAATGCCACCTGCAGATGCCGATGCTTTGACAGATTACATCCGTGCTATCGAAAATCCTTTCACTGTACAATTGGCTGACCTTGAAGAAAGCAAAGCTAGTGGCTTGATTGAAGTTATCGGTGAAAATGTCGACGCTGAATACTTGAAAGAAGTGAAAGGCGTTAACATCAACCAAGACTTGATCAATGAATACGGTCGCGACATGAAGATTGTCTACACACCACTTCATGGTACTGGTGAAATGTTGGCTCGTCGTGCTCTTGCCCAAGCTGGATTTGAAGCTGTTCAAGTTGTTGAGGCTCAAGCCGTTCCAGATGCTGACTTCTCAACTGTTAAATCTCCAAACCCTGAAAACCAAGCTGCCTTTGCTCTTGCTGAAGAACTTGGCCGCAAAGTAGACGCTGATGTATTGGTTGCAACTGACCCAGATGCTGACCGCCTTGGTGTTGAAATCCGCCAACCAGATGGTTCTTACCTCAACCTTTCTGGTAACCAAATCGGAGCGATCATTGCTAAATACATTCTTGAAGCTCACAAAACAGCTGGTACCCTTCCTGCCAATGCTGCCCTCTGTAAATCAATCGTATCAACTGAGTTGGTGACTAAGATTGCAGAAAGCTACGGCGCAACTATGTTTAACGTCTTGACTGGTTTCAAATTTATTGGTGAAAAAATTCATGAATTTGAAACACAACACAACCACACTTACATGCTTGGTTTCGAAGAAAGCTTCGGTTACCTCATCAAACCATTCGTACGTGACAAAGATGCTATCCAAGCCGTTCTTATCGTTGCTGAAATCGCAGCTTACTACCGCTCACGTGGTATGACTTTGGCAGATGGTATCGAAGAAATCTACAAACAATACGGCTACTTCGCAGAAAAAACAATCTCTGTTACCCTTTCAGGTGTGGACGGAGCTGCTGAAATCAAGAAAATCATGGATAAATTCCGTGGCAATGCTCCTAAACAATTCAACAAGACAGACATTGCTAAGACAGAAGACTTCTTGGAACAAACAGCTACTACTGCTGACGGCGTTGAAAAATTGACAACTCCTCCAAGTAACGTGCTTAAATACATCTTAGCTGATGATTCCTGGTTTGCCGTTCGTCCTTCAGGTACAGAACCAAAAATCAAATTCTACATCGCTACAGTTGGTGAATCTGAAGTAGATGCTAAAGAAAAAATTGCCAATATCGAAGCAGAAATCAATGCTTTTGTAGGTTAA